A single genomic interval of Prunus dulcis chromosome 5, ALMONDv2, whole genome shotgun sequence harbors:
- the LOC117628583 gene encoding uncharacterized protein LOC117628583, protein MIYYHLHPSKSSSFSHMGSLFSLTLVILSFISIALIKTEAQKIKSARLLDLLIRDYTFKAYDTHFRTGVLHTVNLPANFSGIIVDTARFRCGSLRRYGAQVKEFHLDLGVSVHPCAERVMIVTQNLGYNWSSIYYANYDLSGYQLVSPILGLLAYNAGTDVNFSNPFELGIEAAEKPIRIDFRNITRVNNEYGTRPLCASFEGAGKVALAKEASPYICIAKRHGHFGLVIEKPSPVELNKSKRVSPWKVAVGSSVGSALGVFLLGLLLVAMFVRVKKRSRMEEMERRAYEEEALQVSMVGHVRAPTASGTRTTPTLEHDFNGTP, encoded by the exons ATGATTTATTACCACCTTCATCCTTCAAAATCAAGCTCATTTTCTCACATGggctctctcttctctctcacaTTGGTAATTCTCTCATTCATATCCATAGCATTAATAAAAACTGAAGCTCAGAAGATCAAGTCAGCTCGCCTACTCGACCTGCTCATCCGGGACTACACCTTCAAGGCCTATGACACACACTTCAGGACAGGAGTTCTACACACTGTAAATTTACCAGCAAACTTCTCTGGCATCATAGTTGACACAGCAAGATTCAGATGTGGTAGTCTCCGAAGGTACGGTGCGCAGGTAAAGGAATTTCATCTAGACCTTGGTGTATCTGTGCATCCATGTGCTGAGAGGGTCATGATAGTTACACAAAACTTGGGTTACAATTGGTCTTCTATATATTATGCCAATTATGACTTATCTGGCTATCAGCTTGTTTCCCCTATACTAGGCCTCTTAGCTTATAATGCCGGTACTGATGTGAACTTCAGCAACCCTTTTGAGCTTGGAATTGAAGCTGCAGAAAAACCCATCAGAATAGACTTCAGAAATATCACAAGGGTGAACAACGAATATGGTACAAGGCCATTATGTGCTAGTTTTGAAGGTGCCGGCAAAGTGGCTTTAGCAAAGGAGGCTTCACCTTACATTTGTATTGCAAAAAGGCATGGCCATTTTGGGTTGGTCATTGAGAAGCCATCACCAGTGGAGTTGAACAAGAGCAAGAGAGTGAGCCCGTGGAAAGTGGCAGTAGGTAGCTCAGTTGGATCTGCTTTAGGTGTTTTTCTCTTGGGGCTGCTTCTGGTGGCAATGTTTGTGAGGGTGAAGAAGAGGTCAAGGATGGAGGAAATGGAGAGAAGGGCTTATGAAGAGGAAGCTTTGCAGGTATCAATGGTTGGACATGTGAGAGCTCCTACCGCATCAGGCACTCGAACAACGCCAACACTTGAGCATGA tttcAATGGCACACCATAA
- the LOC117629154 gene encoding protein FIZZY-RELATED 2-like — MDDPAAPLSNNQPAPRTPSLSSSQLNPPPAVPRTPQALQSLAPSRHIDRMINSNHHQSPSRTIYSDRFIPSRSGSNFALFDISNTPAEGRDDSSSAYATLLRAALFGPDAAGVVPPATPEKRNLIQMNPPSPNIFRFKTETRRSMHSLSPFGFDDVVTGVHHSPVKAPRKVPRSPYKVLDAPALQDDFYLNLVDWSSHNVLAVGLGNCVYLWNACSSKVTKLCDLGIDDSVCSVGWAQRGTHLAVGTSNGKVQIWDASRCRRIRTMEGHRLRIGALAWSSSMLSSGSRDKSILQRDIRAQEDFVSKLSGHKSEVCGLKWSYDNRELASGGNDNRLFVWNQHSTQPVLKYCEHTAAVKAIAWSPHLHGLLASGGGTADRCIRFWNTTTNSHLSCMDTGSQVCNLVWSKNVNELVSTHGYSQNQIIVWRYPTMSKLATLTGHTYRVLYLAISPDGQTIVTGAGDETLRFWNVFPSPKSQNTEGEIGASSLGRTVIR; from the exons ATGGACGATCCCGCGGCACCACTGTCGAACAACCAACCAGCTCCGAGAACCCCATCTTTGTCTTCGTCGCAGCTCAATCCGCCTCCGGCTGTGCCGCGCACCCCTCAGGCTCTGCAATCCCTAGCGCCATCTCGGCACATCGACCGAATGATCAACTCCAACCACCACCAATCTCCGTCGAGGACCATCTACTCCGACAGGTTCATCCCCAGCAGATCCGGCTCCAACTTCGCCCTCTTCGACATCTCGAATACTCCGGCCGAGGGCCGCGATGACTCCTCTAGCGCCTACGCCACGCTCTTACGCGCCGCCCTCTTCGGCCCCGACGCCGCCGGTGTCGTCCCTCCGGCGACGCCAGAGAAGCGGAACTTGATTCAGATGAACCCGCCCAGCCCCAACATCTTCAGGTTCAAGACCGAGACTCGCCGGTCCATGCACTCGCTCTCGCCGTTTGGGTTCGATGATGTGGTCACTGGGGTTCACCATAGCCCGGTCAAGGCTCCTAGGAAGGTTCCCAGGTCGCCTTATAAG GTTTTGGATGCACCTGCTTTGCAAGACGACTTTTATTTGAATCTTGTGGATTGGTCTTCGCATAATGTGCTGGCTGTTGGGTTGGGCAATTGTGTTTATTTGTGGAATGCTTGTAGTAGTAAG GTAACTAAGTTATGCGACTTGGGGATTGATGACAGTGTCTGTTCCGTAGGCTGGGCTCAGCGTGGGACTCATCTTGCTGTTGGAACTAGCAATGGGAAAGTCCAA ATTTGGGATGCATCTCGTTGTAGGAGGATAAGAACTATGGAGGGCCATCGGCTGCGCATTGGAGCCTTAGCCTGGAGTTCGTCTATGTTGTCCTCTGGTAGCCGGGACAAGAGTATTCTTCAACGTGATATTCGTGCTCAAGAAGATTTTGTTAGCAAACTTTCCGGACACAAGTCAGAG GTTTGTGGACTGAAGTGGTCTTACGATAACCGTGAGTTGGCATCAGGCGGGAATGATAATAGG CTTTTTGTTTGGAATCAACATTCAACTCAACCGGTGCTGAAATACTGTGAGCATACTGCAGCTGTGAAAGCTATTGCATGGTCTCCCCATCTTCATGGACTTCTTGCATCTGGGGGAGGAACTGCAGACCGGTGTATTCGTTTCTGGAATACAACCACTAACTCACACTTGAGCTGCATGGACACTGGAAGTCAG GTATGCAATCTTGTGTGGTCTAAAAATGTCAATGAACTCGTCAGCACCCACGGGTACTcccaaaatcagataatagtTTGGAGATATCCCACCATGTCCAAG CTGGCAACTCTTACCGGCCATACATACAGAGTTCTTTATCTTGCTATCTCGCCCGATGGACAG ACGATTGTCACTGGAGCAGGAGATGAAACACTTAGATTTTGGAATGTATTTCCTTCCCCTAAATCCCAG AACACAGAAGGTGAAATTGGAGCATCATCACTTGGACGAACTGTGATCCGGTGA
- the LOC117628671 gene encoding protein STAY-GREEN homolog, chloroplastic-like: MGTLTAASSVLPSDFKPSLSLSDHRGSLLHCTKIPKKRNRAMVPVARLFGPAIFEASKLKVLFLGVDEKKHPGKLPRTYTLTHSDITSKLTLAVSQTIDNSQLQGWYNKLQRDEVVAEWKKIKDKMSLHVHCHISGGHFLLDLFARLRFFIFCKELPVVLKAFVHGDGNLFSKYPELQEASVWVYFHSSIPEFNKVECWGPLSDAAAPCRSEPGGVHQENRKETSPSNWDLPEPCQEECSCCFPPLSLVPWPQELPHVSETRYGPQRRFEGQTQETN; the protein is encoded by the exons ATGGGTACTTTGACTGCTGCTTCCTCTGTGCTTCCTTCGGATTTCAAACCTTCACTCTCTCTATCTGATCACAGAGGCTCTCTCCTGCACTGCACAAAAATAcccaagaaaagaaacagGGCCATGGTTCCT GTTGCAAGGCTATTTGGGCCAGCCATATTTGAAGCATCAAAGCTGAAGGTTCTGTTTTTAGGAGTGGATGAGAAGAAGCACCCAGGGAAGCTTCCAAGAACTTACACACTTACTCACAGTGATATCACCTCAAAACTCACTCTGGCAGTTTCACAGACAATAGACAACTCTCAG TTGCAAGGGTGGTACAACAAGTTACAGAGAGATGAAGTTGTGGCTGAGtggaagaaaattaaggaCAAGATGTCTCTTCATGTTCACTGCCACATAAGTGGAGGTCATTTCCTTCTAGATCTGTTTGCAAGGCTGAGATTCTTCATCTTCTGCAAAGAACTTCCTGTT GTTTTGAAGGCCTTTGTTCATGGGGATGGCAATCTGTTCAGCAAGTACCCAGAATTGCAGGAGGCTTCGGTTTGGGTTTACTTCCACTCTAGCATTCCAGAATTCAACAAGGTGGAATGTTGGGGTCCACTCAGTGATGCAGCAGCACCTTGTAGAAGCGAACCAGGTGGGGTCCACCAGGAAAACAGGAAGGAAACTTCTCCAAGCAACTGGGACTTGCCAGAGCCATGCCAAGAAGAGTGTAGCTGTTGCTTCCCACCATTGAGTTTAGTTCCGTGGCCCCAAGAGCTTCCCCATGTAAGTGAAACTAGATATGGGCCCCAGCGGCGCTTTGAGGGCCAAACCCAAGaaacaaactaa
- the LOC117628656 gene encoding expansin-A7-like: MASFLPSWSLSFLFTSWMLVTLSRTVVAKVIYRPSPWHLAHATFYGDETASETMGGACGYGNLFVNGYGTDTAALSSTLFNNGYACGTCYQIKCYGASACFRNVQFTTVTATNLCPPNWSQDSNAGGWCNPPRTHFDMSKPAFMKIAQWKAGIIPVMYRRVPCIRAGGLRFSFQGNGYWLLVYVMNVAGGGDIANMWVKGSRSGWIKMSHNWGASYQAFATLGGQALSFRITSYTSKETIIAWNVAPSNWNVGLTYKANVNFH, translated from the exons ATGgcttctttccttccttcATGGAGCTTGAGCTTCCTCTTCACATCATGGATGCTGGTAACCCTAAGCAGAACAGTGGTTGCAAAGGTCATTTACCGACCTAGTCCGTGGCACCTTGCCCATGCTACTTTCTATGGTGACGAGACTGCCTCCGAGACTATGG GTGGAGCTTGTGGGTATGGAAACTTGTTCGTTAATGGGTATGGCACAGACACAGCAGCATTGAGCTCAACACTATTCAACAATGGATATGCTTGTGGAACTTGTTACCAGATAAAATGTTATGGGGCTAGTGCATGCTTTAGAAATGTTCAATTCACCACCGTGACCGCTACCAACCTTTGTCCGCCAAACTGGTCCCAAGACTCCAACGCTGGAGGCTGGTGCAACCCGCCTCGGACCCATTTTGACATGTCCAAGCCAGCCTTCATGAAAATTGCTCAGTGGAAGGCTGGCATTATCCCAGTTATGTACCGCAG AGTACCATGCATAAGGGCCGGGGGGCTTCGATTCTCTTTCCAAGGAAATGGGTACTGGTTGTTGGTGTATGTGATGAATGTAGCAGGAGGGGGTGACATTGCAAACATGTGGGTGAAGGGAAGCAGATCAGGGTGGATCAAAATGAGCCACAACTGGGGAGCTTCATACCAGGCCTTTGCAACCTTGGGAGGCCAAGCTCTCTCTTTCAGAATCACTTCCTACACATCCAAGGAGACTATAATAGCATGGAATGTTGCTCCTTCAAACTGGAATGTGGGTTTGACTTACAAGGCAAATGTCAACTTCCATTGA